The genomic interval GGCTGCGGTCGACCTCGCGGTCGCCGGGCCGCGCCGCGAGACGATCCGGAGCGCGGAGGCGCGCGTCGAGGCGGCGCGCGGCTCGTTGGCGGCGGCCGAGTCGCTCCTGGCGCAGGCGCGGGTCGCCGCCCCCGGCGACGGCCGCGTCAGCCTGCGCAACGCCGAGCCGGGCGAGGTGGTGACGCCGGGCTTCCCGATCCTGCGGATCGCCGAGCTCGGCCGCGTCTGGCTGCGGGTCTACGTCCCGGAGACGCGCATCGGCCTCGTCAAGCCCGGCCAGCGCGCGGCGGTGAGCGTCGACGCTTTCCCCGGGCGGTCCTTCCCCGGGGTCGTGGCGGAGATCGCCGAGAAGCCGGAGTTCACGCCGAAGAACGTCCAGACCCGCGAGGAGCGGGTGAAGCTCGTCTTCGGCGTGAAGGTGGAGATCGAGAACCCGGGCGGGGAGCTCAAGCCCGGGATGCCGGCGGACGCGGTGATCACGGTGAGATGACCCGGGCGGTCCCCCCTGCGGCACCGGGGGGATCGAGGGGGTTTGCGAGACATGCCCGAACCCGTCATCGTCGCCCGCGGCCTGCGCAAGCGCTTCGGCGCCACGCCCGCCGTCGATGGGCTCGACCTCGAAGTCGCGGCCGGCGAGATCTTCGGCCTCGTCGGCCCGGACGGCGCGGGGAAGACGACCGCGATCCGCATGCTCTGCGGCATCCTCGACGCCGACGGCGGCGAGGTCGCGGTCGCCGGCGTGGACGTGCGGCGGGAACCCGAGCGGGTCAAGGGGCGCATCGGCTACATGTCGCAGCGCTTCTCGCTGTACGGGGACCTGACGGTCGCGGAGAACCTGCGCTTCTTCGCCGGCCTCTTCCGCGTCCCGCGCGGCGAACGCGGGCGGCGCGAGGAGGAGCTCTACGCCTTCTCGCGGCTCGGCCCCTACCGCGACCGCCTCGCCCAGAACCTCTCCGGCGGCATGAAGCAGAAGCTCGCGCTGGCCTGCACCCTCGTCCACCGGCCCGAGGTGCTGCTGCTCGACGAGCCGACGACGGGGGTGGATCCGGTCTCCCGCCGCGACTTCTGGTCGATCCTCTACGGACTGCACCGGGACGGCGCGACGATCCTGGTCAGCACGCCGTACATGGACGAGGCGGAGCGCTGCGGGCGCGTCGCGCTCATGGAGGGCGGGCGCATCCGCCTCTGCGACACGCCGGAGGGGGTGCGCGGGCGCATGCGCGGCGAGGTCATCGAGGTCACCGCGCGGCCGCAGCGGCTCGCGCGCAAGGCGCTCGCCGGGCTCCCGGGGGTGCTGGGCATCGAGGTCTTCGGCGACCGGCTCCACGTCTGGGCCGAGCGTGCCGCGCCCGTCGAGGAGGCGCTCTGCGCACACCTGGCGGCGCAGGGCGTGGAGCTCTGCGCGCACCGCCGTGTCGAGCCCGGCCTCGAGGACGTCTTCGTGTCGCTGCTGTCCCCGGCCGGGTCCGGGCCCGGGAACGGCTCATGAGCGCCGGGAGCGTCGCACCCGCGGTCGCGGTCGAGGGCCTCACCAAGCGCTTCGGGTCCTTCACCGCCGTCGACGCCATCACCTTCTCCGTGCCGCGCGGCGAGATCTTCGGCTTCCTCGGCCCGAACGGCGCCGGCAAGTCGACGACGATCCGGATGCTCTGCGGGATCCTCGCGCCGAGCGGCGGGACAGGCACGGTCGCCGGCTTCGACATCGCGCGCGAGCCCGAGCGCATCAAGGCCGTCATCGGCTACATGAGCCAGCGCTTCTCGCTCTACGACGACCTCACCGTCGACGAGAACATCGCCTTCTTCGGCGGGGTCTACGGCGTCGAAGGGGAGCGGCTCGCGGCGCGCCGCGCCTGGATCCTGCGCATGGCCGGCCTCGGCGGGCGCTCCGGGAGCCTCACCCGGGAGCTCTCGGTCGGCTGGAAGCAGCGCCTCGCCCTCGGGTGCGCCGTGGTGCACGAGCCGGAGATCCTTTTCCTCGACGAGCCGACGTCCGGGGTCGACCCGCTCTCGCGCCGCGCCTTCTGGGAGCTGATCGCCTCGGTCGCGGAGGGCGGGGTCACCGTCTTCGTGACGACGCACTACATGGACGAGGCGGAGCACTGCGACCGCCTCGGGCTGGTCTTCGGCGGGCGCCTCGCCGCGCTCGGGACCCCCGCGGAGCTCAAGGAGCGTTATTCGCCGGCCACGGTCTACGAGGTCAGGGCCGTGCCGCTGATGCGCGCCCTCGACCGGCTCGTCTCCCAGCCGGGCGTGGTCGAGGCGGTGGTGCACGGGACGGCGCTGCGCGTCACGGTCGCCCCGGGGGCGGGGGAGGCCGAGATCGCCGCCGCCCTTGCCGCATCCGGCGTCACGGCGCAGCGCATCGAGGGCGTGCACCCGACGCTCGAGGACGTCTTCGTCGCCGTCGTCGGGGAGGCGGGCGGCGACGCCGCCGCGCCCGCCCGGTAGCCGCCGATGCTGCAGCAGGTGGCGCTCCTGGCGTGGAAGGAGGCGCTGCAGCTGCGCCGCGACTGGCGCACGCTCGCCGTCATCATCGTGCTGCCGGTGCTCATGCTCGTGCTCTACGGCTACGCGATCAACTTCGATTTGCGCCACGTCGCCCTCGGCGTCCAGGACGAGGACCGGACCGCGGACGCGCGCCGGCTCGTCGACGCCTTCCGGCGCGGCGAGAGCTTCGAGGTCGTCGCCTGGCCGGGGTCCCAGGCCGAGGCCACGCGGCTGCTCGACGCGGGCGAGGTACGGGCGGTGCTCGTCATTCCGCGCGGCTACGCGGAGGACCTCGCCGCCGGCCGCACCGCGATCGTGCAGCTGCTGGTCGACGGCGCCGACTCCACGAGCGCCACGACGAGCATCGGCTACGCCGGGGCGATCGTGCGCGAGCACTCCGGCGCGGTCACCGTCGAGGCGCTGCGCCGGCGGGGCGTGAGCGTCCGGGACGGCTTCCCGCCGCTGGAGGCGCGGGTGCGCTTCTGGTACAACCCCGAGCAGAAGAGCGTCAACTACATCGTCCCCGGCCTGATCGCGGTGATCCTGATGATGGTCTCGACGCTCCTGACGGCGCTCACCGTGGTCCGCGAGCGCGAGCGCGGCACCATCGAGCAGCTCGTCGTCTCCCCGCTCCGTCCCGCCGAGCTCATCGTCGGCAAGCTCGTCCCCTACGCCGCGATCGCCTTCGTCGACGTGCTGCTCGTCATGGGCGCCGGCCGGCTGCTCTTCGGGGTGCGCGTGGCCGGCAGCATCCCGCTGCTGCTCGCCCTCTCGGCGCTGTACCTCGTCGCGGCGCTCGGCATCGGCCTGCTGATCTCCGTCGTCTCGCCGACGCAGCAGACCGCGATGACTGCCGGCATCCTCGCCTCCCAGCTGCCGACGATCCTGCTCTCGGGCTTCATCTTCCCGGTGCGCGCGATGCCGGAGGTGGTCCAGTGGCTGACGAACCTCGTCCCGGCCCGCCACTACCTCGTGATCGTCCGCGGCATCTTCCTCAAGGCCAGCCCGCTCCCGCGCCTCTGGCCCCAGGCGCTGGCGCTGGCCGCGATCGCGGCGGTGACGCTCGCCCTCGCCGCCCTGAAATTCAGGAAGAGACTCTGATGAACTGGCGGCGCGTCCTGCACCTGATGCGCAAGGAGCTGCTCCAGCTCCGGCGCGACCCGCAGATGCTGCGCATCCTCTTCGCCTCGCCGCTCTTCCAGCTCTTCGTCTTCGGCTACGCCGTGACGACCGACGTGCGCCACGTCGCCACCGCGCTGCTCGACCAGGACCGCACCGTGCAGAGCCGGGAGATCGCCGAGCGCTTCCGGCGCTCGGGCTACTTCGACCTCGAGCGGCTGCCTGCGGGCCCCGACGAGGTCGACGCGCTGCTCGACGCCGGGCGCGTGCAGGCCGCCCTCGTCATCCCGCGGGGCTTCGCCGCCGACCTCGCCGCCGACCGCACCGCGCGCGTCCAGGTGCTCGTCGACGGCAGCGACTCGATGACCGCGGGCATGATCGCCGGCTACGTCGGGGGGATCGCCGGCGAGTACTCCTCGCGGGTGGGCGCCGAGCGCCTGGAGCGGCTGCGCGCGCGGGTGCAGCGTGTCCCGGCGGTCGAGGAGCGCACCCGGGTCTGGTACAACCCCGAGCTCAAGAGCGTGCGCTACATGGTGCCGGGGGTGCTCTCGATGACCCTCTTCCTGGTGACGATGCTCATGACCTCGATGGCGATCGTCAAGGAGCGCGAGATCGGTACGCTCGAGCAGCTCGTGGTCACCCCGATCACGGCGCGGGAGCTGATCCTCGGCAAGACGCTGCCCTACATCGGCATCGGCTTCGCGCTGATGCTCCTCATGATGGCGCTGTCGACCTTCTGGTTCCGCGTGCCCGTCGCCGGCTCCGTGCCGCTGCTCTTCGCGCTCTCCCTGGTCTTCATCTTCACGAGCCTCGGGCTGGGGCTCTTCATCTCGACGGTGTCGCACACGCAGCAGCAGGCGATGATGATGACACTCTTCATCATGCTCCCGTCGATCCTGCTCTCGGGGTTCATCTTCCCGATCGCCAACATGCCGCGGGTGATCCAGGTGGTGACGCACGTGATCCCGCTGCGCTACTTCCTCGTGATCGTCCGCGGCATCTTCCTCAAGGGCAACGGGCTCGCGATCCTCTGGCCGCAGGTGGCGGTGCTCCTGGGGTTCGGGGTCGGCATCCTCGGACTCTCCGCCCTCCGCTTCCGGAAGCGATTGGGTTGACCCGTGCATCGACCGGGGCGCTCCCGGGCGCTCCGGGCGCTCCTTCGCTCCCGCGGCGTGTTTGGTGCCGCGCGTCACACACGTGTGAGTTTTGGGGCGAATTCAGGTAGACTGCGCCGCTCAAGGGGACCGGGAGGGGTCACGAAGTATGCAGGTGACGGTCTGGGGCGCGCGCGGGTCAATACCCGTGTCGGGACCGGAGTACGTCCGCTACGGCGGCGACACCACCTGCCTCGAAATCCGCGGTCCGGGCGAGCCCCTCCTTGTCGACGCCGGCACGGGAATCCGGCGGGCCGGAAACCGGCTGCACGCCGAGCGGGCGCGCCGCATCCATCTGCTCTTCACCCACGCGCACTGGGACCATGTCATCGGCTTTCCCTTCTTCCGGCCGTTGTTCACCGCGGGCGTGCGCATCGACGTCTACGGCTGCCTCGAGGCGCAGGTGTCCCTGCGCGAGATGGTCGGCCGGACGATGGAGGCGCCGAACTTCCCGGTGGACCTCGGCGACGTCGCCGCGGAGATCGTGTACCACGAGCCCTGCCGCGAGCGGTTCACCGCCGGCGGCCTCACGGTGACCACGCTGCCGCTGAGCCACCCGAACGGCGGCGTCGGCTACTGCTTCGAGGAGGAGGGACGCCGCCTGGTCTTCCTGACCGACAACGAGCTGGGGCAGGTGCACCCCGGCGGGCTCGTCGCGGAGGAGTACCGGCGGTTCGCGGCCGGGGCCGAGCTGCTGTTGCACGACGGGGAGTTCACCGCCGAGGAGTACCGGCAGACCCGCGGGTGGGGCCACAGCACCTGGAGCGAGGCGCTGGAGTTGGCGCTCTCGGCCGGCGTGCAGCGCTTCGGCCTCTGGCACCACAACATGAACCGCGACGACGAGTCGCTCGAGCGGATCGTCGCCGAGTGCCGCTCGCGCTCGGGCGCGGCGGGCGCGCAGGTCGAGGTCTTCGCCGCCATCCAGGGCCAACGTCTCACCGTCTAGCCGGGCACCGATAACGGCCCATCAGCGCCCGGCAACGCCCCTCGCCCCTTTGGCCGTTCGGCGGGCGCTTCCATGGGGGCTCCGCCCCCTCTGGCGCGGCTGGCGCCGCTGTCACCCCCGAAAGACAGGGGTCCCGACCTCTTTGCATCCGACCCCGTATGGGCGGCCTGCGGGCGCCGTGCGGTGATCCGGGCCCATCTGCGGGGTCATGGCTCCCGTCCGCAGGTCCAATTCCGACAACCGGGCGTGCGATTGACGCGCCGGCCCGAATCGTGCCAACATCCCGCTCCGTTTCTTGGGGCACCGCTGGCATTCACCGGGGGAGGGAGAACACGATGGCTCGCAGGGTGACAGGTTTTCTCGCGGCGGCATTCCTCGCGCTGGCGCTCGGCGCCGGCAGTGCGTCCGCCGAGGCGGCCAAGGCCACGCTCCAGAACGGGGACTGCGTCAAGTGCCACGCGCAGCAGCCGGCCGACATCGACGCCGGCGGCGGCAAGCACAAGACCGAGGTCGGGTGCCAGGATTGCCACGCGGGGCACCGCCCGTCGTCGAAGAACAACATCCCGGCGTGCGGCCAGTGCCACGACGGCGGGGAGCACTACAAGCTGCCCAACTGCCTCGAGTGCCACAAGAACCCGCACACCCCGAAGAACATCACCTTCGACCGCAAGCAGACCGTGCCCTGCCTGACCTGCCACAAGGAGCAGATCAAGCAGCTCAAGGACAACCCGAGCAAGCACACCGCGCTGGCCTGCTCGTTCTGCCACGACGTGCACGGCAAGAAGCCGAACTGCACGCAGTGCCACAAGCCGCACGCCGCGACGATGACCGCGGCGGATTGCTCGGCCTGCCACAAGGCACACCAGCCGAAGAACGTCGTGTACCAGCAGACGGTGCAGAACGCGCTCTGCGGCTCCTGTCACACGCGGCCGGCGTCGCTGATCGCGGCGACGGCGACGAAGCACGCCAAGGTCTCGTGCGTGCAGTGCCACAAGGACAAGCACAAGATGGTGCCGAACTGCAGCCAGTGCCACGAGTCGAAGCACCCGGCGGGGATCATGAAGAAGTTCCCGAACTGCCTGACCTGCCACAACCACCCGCACGACCTGAACAACTTCGCGGCGGCGGCGAAGCCGGCCGCGCCGGCGCCCGCAGCGGCCCCGGCGAAGCAGTAGCGCGCCGCAGCGGATCAGTCGATCGGCCCGCCGGGGGATGCCCCGGCGGGCCGCTTTCGTTTCGCCAGTATCAGCCCCCCGCCACCTCGTCGTAGTCCGCCGGCGTCTCGTCCCACGCGGGCATGAAGACCCAGAGCAGGACGTAGAGCAGGGCACCGAAGCCGAAGCAGATGACGGACAGGGTCAGGACCAGCCGCACCAGCCAGGCCGCGACGCCCAGCCAGTAGGCGATGCCGGCGCACACGCCGCCGATCCATTTCCTGCCCCGGACCTTCCGCAGTTTCCTCTTCATGGTGACGTCCCTCCCTGGGCGGAAGGCGCCGCGAGCCGCAGCGCCTCCGCCTCGATCCGCCCCTGTTCCTCGATCCGCCCGTCCAGCGCCCACTCGGTGACCTGTCGCTGGATTGTGCCGACGCGCGGGCCTGGCGCGAGGCCCGTCAGCTCCATGATCCGGGTGCCGCTGATCACGGGACCAGCGCGGTGGGCGGCGCCGGCGGCGGCCGCATCGCGCTCCGCCTCGGCGAAGAACGCCGCCCGGCGGGCGACCGCTTCCGCATCCCCCCGCGCGGCCCGGTCGCAGAGCGACAGCGCCCGCAGCGTCGGCCAGTGCTCGTGCGTGACCAGCGCCAGGCGCTTCGAGCGCCGCATCTCGTCGAGCTTTGCCGCCCGCCGGTGGTTGTCGATCGCGAAGACGAGCGCTTCCCGCAGTCGCTGCGGCAGGGCGAGCCGCCGGGCGATCCCCTCGGCGAGCGCGGCCCCCGCCGCCTCGTGCCCGTGGTAGGTCGGCCGGCCGTCGACGAGCGCATGCGTGGGCCGCTTGCCGATGTCGTGCAGCAGCACCGCGAGGTTGACGCCGGGATCCGTCGAGGCCGAGGAGCGCACCGCCGCCAGCGTGTGCTCCCAGACGCCGCCCTCGGGGTGCTTGTCGGGAGGATGCTCGAGGCCCTGGAGGTCGGCGACCTCGGGCAGCACGGTCCGCAGCAGCCCGAGGCCGTCGAGCAGCTCGATGCCGCGGGCCAGCGCCGGCCCGCCGGCGGCGGCCATCTTCAGGATCTCGCCGCCGAGGCGCTCGGGGGCGACGCCCGCAAGCCGCGGCGCCATGGCCCGCACCGCCGCCTCCGTCCGCGGCTCGATCGCGAAGTCCAGGCACGCGGCGAAGCGGGCGGCCCGCATCAGCCGCGCCGGGTCCTCCTCGAAGCGCTCCGTCGGCTCGCCGACCGCCCGCACCAGCCGCGCGCGCAGGTCGGCGAGTCCGCCGTGGAAGTCGAGCACGCGCCCCCCGGCGTCGAGCAGCAGCGCGTTGATCGTGAAGTCCCGGTGCGCGGCGTCCTTCCGCAGGAGATCGGCGACGGCCGCGGCGGATCGTGCACCTTCCCCCGGGGGGACCGCCCCCGCGCCTCCCCGGAAGCGCGTGATCTCGAAGACGCGCCCGCCGCGCACGACCACGACCGTCTCGAACTGGCGGGAGCGGCCGACGGCGTGGGTGGTGAACAGCGTCGCCAATTCCTCGAGGGACATGTCGGTCGCGATGTCGGCATCGCTCAGCGCGCGGCCGAGCGCGCCGTCGCGCACCGCGCCGCCGGCGATCACGGCGAGCCGGCCGCGGGCGGCGATGGCCTCGAGGATCCCGAACGCCTCGGCGAGCAGGGGGTCGGAGGCCTTCACGGGCCCATTCTAACAGCACCGGGGGCTGGCCGGGCTTGGCGCGCCGGGCGAGCCGGGGGGGGAGCGCCGCGGCCGCCCGGCGCGGGGGGCGGGGGGCTTCGCCCCCTTGCATTCGGCCCCGAAAGAACCATACTTATCCCTGAGAGTTCCCGAATGACCGGACCACGGTGTCACGCGCTCACGGCGCGCAGCCAGGGCATGGAGGGGACGTCGATGCTGCAGTCAGCCCGCAGGGACAAGATGATCCAGCCGGAGAGACAGGACGTCTACCGCAACCGCACCAAGTACGAGGAGCCGACCGTCTGCAGCGAGTGCGGCGCGGTCTACGAGGGGGGGCGCTGGGCCTGGGGCACCGGGCCGACGGGGGCCGCGCGGGCCGTGTGCCCGGCGTGCCGCCGCATCGCCGGTCGGCTGCCCGCCGGCCGCGTCGAGCTTTCGGGCGATTTCTTCCGCGCCCACCGCGACGAGATCCTCAACCTCGTGCGCAACGCCGAGGCCGCGGAGCGCGACGAGCGGCCGATGGAGCGGATCATGGCGATCGCCGACGGCGGCGGGCACACGCTCGTGACGACGACGGGCATCCACGTGGCGCGGCGGATCGGCGAGTCGCTCGCGCGCTCCTACCAGGGCGCGCTGGATTACCGCTACGGCGACGGCGAGGCCTCGATCCGCGTCGCCTGGGCCCGCTGAGGTGCGGACGTGACCGGGCGCCCGGCGGCCGACGCCGGCAGGAAACCGGCGGCGCAGGACGAGCGGCGGCGCGAGCACCGCGTCGATCTGCGCGTCCCCCTCTCGTTCACCGAGGTCGCCACGCGGCCGCACCCGAACCGGCACGGGGTGACGCTCGACATCAGCCGTGACGGCGTGCGCTTCCGCGCGGAGGAGTTCGTGCGGCCCCGTGCCTTCGTCGCGCTGGAGATGATCCTCCCGGGCGGCCGCACCTACGGCGCGCGCGGCCGCGCCGTGTGGGCGCGCGAGTCGCGCGGCGA from bacterium carries:
- a CDS encoding efflux RND transporter periplasmic adaptor subunit, whose translation is AAVDLAVAGPRRETIRSAEARVEAARGSLAAAESLLAQARVAAPGDGRVSLRNAEPGEVVTPGFPILRIAELGRVWLRVYVPETRIGLVKPGQRAAVSVDAFPGRSFPGVVAEIAEKPEFTPKNVQTREERVKLVFGVKVEIENPGGELKPGMPADAVITVR
- a CDS encoding ABC transporter ATP-binding protein; translation: MPEPVIVARGLRKRFGATPAVDGLDLEVAAGEIFGLVGPDGAGKTTAIRMLCGILDADGGEVAVAGVDVRREPERVKGRIGYMSQRFSLYGDLTVAENLRFFAGLFRVPRGERGRREEELYAFSRLGPYRDRLAQNLSGGMKQKLALACTLVHRPEVLLLDEPTTGVDPVSRRDFWSILYGLHRDGATILVSTPYMDEAERCGRVALMEGGRIRLCDTPEGVRGRMRGEVIEVTARPQRLARKALAGLPGVLGIEVFGDRLHVWAERAAPVEEALCAHLAAQGVELCAHRRVEPGLEDVFVSLLSPAGSGPGNGS
- a CDS encoding ABC transporter ATP-binding protein, with amino-acid sequence MSAGSVAPAVAVEGLTKRFGSFTAVDAITFSVPRGEIFGFLGPNGAGKSTTIRMLCGILAPSGGTGTVAGFDIAREPERIKAVIGYMSQRFSLYDDLTVDENIAFFGGVYGVEGERLAARRAWILRMAGLGGRSGSLTRELSVGWKQRLALGCAVVHEPEILFLDEPTSGVDPLSRRAFWELIASVAEGGVTVFVTTHYMDEAEHCDRLGLVFGGRLAALGTPAELKERYSPATVYEVRAVPLMRALDRLVSQPGVVEAVVHGTALRVTVAPGAGEAEIAAALAASGVTAQRIEGVHPTLEDVFVAVVGEAGGDAAAPAR
- a CDS encoding ABC transporter permease, producing the protein MLQQVALLAWKEALQLRRDWRTLAVIIVLPVLMLVLYGYAINFDLRHVALGVQDEDRTADARRLVDAFRRGESFEVVAWPGSQAEATRLLDAGEVRAVLVIPRGYAEDLAAGRTAIVQLLVDGADSTSATTSIGYAGAIVREHSGAVTVEALRRRGVSVRDGFPPLEARVRFWYNPEQKSVNYIVPGLIAVILMMVSTLLTALTVVRERERGTIEQLVVSPLRPAELIVGKLVPYAAIAFVDVLLVMGAGRLLFGVRVAGSIPLLLALSALYLVAALGIGLLISVVSPTQQTAMTAGILASQLPTILLSGFIFPVRAMPEVVQWLTNLVPARHYLVIVRGIFLKASPLPRLWPQALALAAIAAVTLALAALKFRKRL
- a CDS encoding ABC transporter permease, encoding MNWRRVLHLMRKELLQLRRDPQMLRILFASPLFQLFVFGYAVTTDVRHVATALLDQDRTVQSREIAERFRRSGYFDLERLPAGPDEVDALLDAGRVQAALVIPRGFAADLAADRTARVQVLVDGSDSMTAGMIAGYVGGIAGEYSSRVGAERLERLRARVQRVPAVEERTRVWYNPELKSVRYMVPGVLSMTLFLVTMLMTSMAIVKEREIGTLEQLVVTPITARELILGKTLPYIGIGFALMLLMMALSTFWFRVPVAGSVPLLFALSLVFIFTSLGLGLFISTVSHTQQQAMMMTLFIMLPSILLSGFIFPIANMPRVIQVVTHVIPLRYFLVIVRGIFLKGNGLAILWPQVAVLLGFGVGILGLSALRFRKRLG
- a CDS encoding MBL fold metallo-hydrolase; the protein is MQVTVWGARGSIPVSGPEYVRYGGDTTCLEIRGPGEPLLVDAGTGIRRAGNRLHAERARRIHLLFTHAHWDHVIGFPFFRPLFTAGVRIDVYGCLEAQVSLREMVGRTMEAPNFPVDLGDVAAEIVYHEPCRERFTAGGLTVTTLPLSHPNGGVGYCFEEEGRRLVFLTDNELGQVHPGGLVAEEYRRFAAGAELLLHDGEFTAEEYRQTRGWGHSTWSEALELALSAGVQRFGLWHHNMNRDDESLERIVAECRSRSGAAGAQVEVFAAIQGQRLTV
- a CDS encoding cytochrome c3 family protein, which produces MARRVTGFLAAAFLALALGAGSASAEAAKATLQNGDCVKCHAQQPADIDAGGGKHKTEVGCQDCHAGHRPSSKNNIPACGQCHDGGEHYKLPNCLECHKNPHTPKNITFDRKQTVPCLTCHKEQIKQLKDNPSKHTALACSFCHDVHGKKPNCTQCHKPHAATMTAADCSACHKAHQPKNVVYQQTVQNALCGSCHTRPASLIAATATKHAKVSCVQCHKDKHKMVPNCSQCHESKHPAGIMKKFPNCLTCHNHPHDLNNFAAAAKPAAPAPAAAPAKQ
- a CDS encoding PspC domain-containing protein, which encodes MKRKLRKVRGRKWIGGVCAGIAYWLGVAAWLVRLVLTLSVICFGFGALLYVLLWVFMPAWDETPADYDEVAGG
- a CDS encoding HD domain-containing protein, whose protein sequence is MKASDPLLAEAFGILEAIAARGRLAVIAGGAVRDGALGRALSDADIATDMSLEELATLFTTHAVGRSRQFETVVVVRGGRVFEITRFRGGAGAVPPGEGARSAAAVADLLRKDAAHRDFTINALLLDAGGRVLDFHGGLADLRARLVRAVGEPTERFEEDPARLMRAARFAACLDFAIEPRTEAAVRAMAPRLAGVAPERLGGEILKMAAAGGPALARGIELLDGLGLLRTVLPEVADLQGLEHPPDKHPEGGVWEHTLAAVRSSASTDPGVNLAVLLHDIGKRPTHALVDGRPTYHGHEAAGAALAEGIARRLALPQRLREALVFAIDNHRRAAKLDEMRRSKRLALVTHEHWPTLRALSLCDRAARGDAEAVARRAAFFAEAERDAAAAGAAHRAGPVISGTRIMELTGLAPGPRVGTIQRQVTEWALDGRIEEQGRIEAEALRLAAPSAQGGTSP
- a CDS encoding BCAM0308 family protein, with amino-acid sequence MTGPRCHALTARSQGMEGTSMLQSARRDKMIQPERQDVYRNRTKYEEPTVCSECGAVYEGGRWAWGTGPTGAARAVCPACRRIAGRLPAGRVELSGDFFRAHRDEILNLVRNAEAAERDERPMERIMAIADGGGHTLVTTTGIHVARRIGESLARSYQGALDYRYGDGEASIRVAWAR
- a CDS encoding PilZ domain-containing protein; protein product: MTGRPAADAGRKPAAQDERRREHRVDLRVPLSFTEVATRPHPNRHGVTLDISRDGVRFRAEEFVRPRAFVALEMILPGGRTYGARGRAVWARESRGDGHWEVGAELLRSGGDADAALAEILRLHEP